In one window of Nesterenkonia sandarakina DNA:
- a CDS encoding DUF4142 domain-containing protein has product MSLAVSPAAAQPSEQDAGWMVSSHQGNLAEIAAGEAALEYGTSDTVRDMGATLIEDHQALDEDLTAAAADFGVELPGEPTAEQQATLEDVLSHQGESFDTAWIASQIEAHQMSLAATETQIASGSEPAAIELAEAAAPVIQGHLDHLMELSSGTPDQVPSGLAAAGPPMLLGVSMITLGLFAGAGSLMFFIRRRRHEA; this is encoded by the coding sequence ATGTCCTTGGCTGTTTCTCCGGCTGCGGCGCAGCCTTCTGAGCAAGATGCTGGATGGATGGTGAGCTCCCACCAGGGAAACCTCGCTGAGATCGCAGCTGGCGAGGCTGCTCTGGAGTACGGAACCAGCGACACGGTACGAGACATGGGGGCAACCCTCATCGAAGACCATCAGGCCCTGGATGAGGACCTCACGGCGGCAGCCGCAGACTTCGGGGTGGAGCTTCCAGGAGAACCGACCGCGGAGCAACAAGCCACGTTGGAGGACGTGTTGAGCCATCAGGGTGAGTCATTCGACACCGCTTGGATCGCCTCCCAGATTGAAGCCCATCAGATGTCACTGGCAGCAACCGAAACCCAGATCGCGTCGGGTTCCGAACCCGCGGCGATCGAGTTGGCAGAGGCCGCGGCTCCGGTCATCCAGGGGCACCTGGATCACCTGATGGAACTCTCCAGCGGTACGCCCGATCAGGTGCCCAGCGGTCTGGCAGCTGCGGGGCCACCGATGCTGCTCGGAGTCTCGATGATCACTCTGGGTCTGTTCGCTGGGGCCGGTTCACTGATGTTCTTTATCCGCCGCAGGCGACATGAGGCCTGA
- a CDS encoding class F sortase: MRPENLHGVSPPPPRSASKWSVALAAGVGICLVTGGVHVLGQQPVVVAESFQDVSAAPGHPADPAQSSLNDPTPRDPTPRDPTPERPTPERPTPQDPAWAEQPPPSPRADKDQRVSRTTPLLPPGQLLFVDTDVAPEVTPVGVLPSGALQVPDDPQRVGWWSGGALPGDSAGTLVLVGHMAGWSQDSAMSTLLSVSEGETVEIEDRGGTTHQYRIDTRSNTPKDELDPSLFATDGPHKLVLITCGGVFDEQSGRYSENIVVTAEPLGP, encoded by the coding sequence ATGAGGCCTGAGAACCTACACGGCGTATCCCCACCCCCACCCCGGTCGGCCTCTAAATGGAGCGTCGCTCTGGCGGCGGGGGTGGGGATCTGCCTCGTCACCGGCGGAGTGCACGTGCTGGGCCAGCAGCCCGTTGTCGTCGCGGAGTCTTTTCAGGACGTCTCGGCTGCACCGGGCCATCCGGCCGACCCGGCGCAGTCCTCCCTGAACGACCCCACACCCAGGGACCCCACACCTCGGGACCCCACACCGGAGCGCCCGACACCGGAGCGCCCGACACCGCAGGATCCCGCGTGGGCGGAACAACCGCCCCCGTCCCCGCGCGCAGACAAAGACCAACGCGTGTCAAGGACAACTCCCCTATTGCCCCCGGGCCAGCTGTTATTCGTGGACACTGATGTTGCCCCTGAGGTCACCCCAGTGGGAGTGCTGCCTTCTGGTGCACTGCAGGTTCCGGATGACCCTCAGCGGGTGGGTTGGTGGAGCGGTGGAGCCCTGCCAGGCGATTCAGCAGGGACCCTGGTGCTGGTTGGACACATGGCCGGGTGGTCGCAGGACAGCGCGATGAGCACTCTGCTCAGCGTGAGCGAGGGAGAGACCGTCGAGATCGAAGACCGTGGTGGCACGACCCACCAGTACCGCATTGATACGCGCAGCAACACTCCGAAAGATGAACTCGATCCTTCCCTGTTCGCCACCGATGGTCCGCACAAGCTTGTTCTGATCACCTGCGGTGGCGTTTTCGACGAACAAAGCGGGCGATACTCAGAGAACATCGTGGTCACCGCTGAACCTCTTGGACCTTGA
- a CDS encoding GAF and ANTAR domain-containing protein, with protein MATADIARDFSAELHQVLLDDENISRVLGSITQLAVEHLSVNRRVLCGIVLTRDRKNIVVASSSDEAQQMDEVQAGFNEGPCLEAQRSNTLIRVPDVRYENRWPNYMNEVRDHGLRSVLAVPLGLNERASAAMNFYAVEPGAFRDEDGESARRYADVASAVVGIALRIATHAETAEDRRLAMESRTTIDLAAGIIMGQNRCSQDEAMTILKSASNHRNIKLRTLAEQIISQVGHGPASTNFES; from the coding sequence ATGGCTACCGCCGATATTGCCCGCGATTTCTCCGCTGAACTCCACCAGGTCCTCCTCGACGATGAGAACATCTCCCGGGTATTGGGCTCGATCACCCAGCTCGCCGTCGAGCATCTCTCCGTCAACCGTCGCGTGCTCTGCGGGATCGTGCTGACCCGCGACCGCAAGAACATCGTGGTCGCCTCCAGCTCCGACGAGGCCCAGCAGATGGACGAAGTCCAAGCCGGCTTCAACGAAGGACCATGCTTAGAGGCCCAACGCTCCAACACGCTGATCCGCGTCCCCGACGTCCGGTATGAGAACCGGTGGCCCAACTACATGAACGAAGTCCGTGACCACGGGCTGCGCAGCGTCCTGGCCGTACCGTTGGGTCTCAACGAGAGGGCCAGTGCGGCGATGAACTTTTACGCTGTGGAACCCGGTGCCTTCCGTGATGAGGACGGCGAGTCAGCCCGGCGCTACGCCGATGTCGCCTCAGCGGTAGTCGGGATCGCGCTGCGCATCGCCACCCACGCTGAAACCGCTGAGGACCGCAGGCTGGCTATGGAATCGCGCACCACGATCGACCTCGCCGCAGGGATCATCATGGGGCAGAACCGGTGCAGCCAGGACGAAGCGATGACCATCCTCAAGAGCGCGTCGAATCACCGCAACATCAAACTGCGCACACTTGCCGAGCAGATCATCTCCCAGGTCGGGCACGGACCAGCATCAACAAACTTCGAATCCTAA
- a CDS encoding SRPBCC family protein: MATRVEGTIVVQAPISAVYTRWTQFEEFPQFMGGVISVRFLTDNRLEWVAEPEGVRQQWEAEVLELVPDQKVSWAGVDGAVNSGTATFTETDEAETEIHLVCEYQLPDQEEAPGGSSSVEVVRNSAQKDLQKFKELVEDSGGEAEVPSEGGEEELSEPSEPTG; this comes from the coding sequence ATGGCGACCAGGGTCGAGGGAACGATTGTTGTGCAGGCGCCGATCAGCGCCGTTTACACCCGATGGACACAGTTTGAGGAGTTCCCGCAGTTCATGGGTGGGGTGATCAGTGTGCGGTTCCTGACAGATAACCGGTTGGAGTGGGTCGCTGAACCAGAGGGTGTCCGGCAGCAGTGGGAAGCGGAGGTCCTCGAGTTGGTGCCTGATCAGAAGGTGTCCTGGGCTGGTGTCGATGGTGCGGTGAATTCTGGGACTGCGACCTTCACTGAGACTGACGAGGCAGAGACTGAGATTCATTTGGTCTGTGAGTATCAACTCCCAGACCAAGAGGAGGCGCCTGGGGGCAGCAGCAGTGTTGAGGTGGTGCGGAACTCGGCCCAGAAGGATCTGCAGAAATTTAAGGAACTCGTCGAAGACAGTGGAGGCGAGGCTGAGGTGCCATCCGAGGGCGGCGAAGAAGAACTCAGTGAGCCCAGTGAGCCCACCGGCTGA
- a CDS encoding AAA family ATPase — translation MNKLTELTLEDLAESLRAQAFSETGADSTAWEALTQMADELNSGDRIDLLTKNRKWLLRRVSVTGFRGAKHEVNLTIDNLQGVTVLFGENGSGKSSLAEAVRVALEGRTGATHLGTNGTVHELWGANDQRSQGVENATVRVVLVDEATTDTLKILATITESGVKRTGLLESSNERLELDSGSPAWNVWADAIRASPPVLAYAELADELQKKKDLQIWLTSCLAMDNASRVFDSRVKAEVDASVHAEKTINSAKQISVAAVAEADEEARRQGVRDIKPLEWVEHKSQEELTCWLQANDLTERKKRESFLDADFMDSLPKYSAAFTSAWEEWSNAATKALLTAQVTDSLVDMHARVVSSQQGDNDGVCPTCGTPHTDWRRHLREEANRLTEAREAASELKRLVRRSRNDMVEPLRACLLVLPSDFDRTETVGLEDLLKEVDEASHSTDDLNVSLLTAIRSLAKWSDRPEARSLKRAALAASGLEHQWRCNRWDAVTSYASAFDENIHLASKTATLKKARGKWNGHLARIRRERSSSLHALVGPAVESLLGDVGISVSAIDITKSESRLDLQNDKGESVELAHLSAGQRNALILGPVIATAESGIFAFSILDDPVHAFDDFRVDKLSSTLAEIGKNQSLVLTTHDARFVEYLRVHATLAFVVLATARDSSGQMTLTPTLDPPAELIKFGRELATDLTKAEAPEGRAEVTALLRMALDEAFEHVALRHFARLSVTEAEEARRTFDQAMLTEHRKKALRQFLADSPVQLGLLTQAWQLVASSVKRWSKAVHDPSAVPDAAQLDTDFDTAEKTIDVLRGIRW, via the coding sequence ATGAACAAGCTGACCGAACTCACGCTGGAAGACCTTGCAGAGTCTCTGCGCGCCCAAGCATTTTCCGAAACCGGGGCTGATAGCACGGCCTGGGAGGCGCTGACTCAGATGGCTGACGAGTTAAACAGCGGCGACAGAATCGACTTGCTGACCAAGAATCGGAAGTGGCTGCTCCGAAGAGTTTCGGTCACCGGATTCCGAGGGGCAAAACACGAGGTCAATCTCACGATCGACAATCTACAAGGCGTTACGGTTCTCTTTGGGGAAAATGGATCAGGCAAATCCAGTCTTGCCGAGGCAGTCCGGGTAGCTCTTGAAGGACGAACCGGAGCCACTCATCTTGGCACCAACGGAACCGTCCACGAACTCTGGGGTGCGAACGATCAACGGAGCCAAGGCGTCGAGAACGCGACAGTAAGGGTTGTACTCGTTGACGAGGCAACGACCGACACTCTCAAAATACTGGCGACGATCACAGAGAGTGGTGTGAAACGGACTGGACTTCTCGAAAGTAGCAATGAACGACTCGAGCTAGACAGTGGATCACCAGCATGGAACGTCTGGGCCGATGCCATCCGAGCCTCGCCCCCGGTGCTGGCCTACGCCGAACTAGCGGATGAACTGCAGAAAAAGAAGGATCTGCAAATTTGGCTCACTTCGTGCCTAGCGATGGACAACGCCAGCCGCGTATTCGACTCCCGTGTAAAAGCAGAGGTTGACGCCTCTGTACATGCGGAAAAGACCATCAATTCTGCGAAGCAAATAAGTGTCGCTGCGGTTGCCGAGGCGGACGAAGAAGCACGGCGACAGGGTGTACGGGATATCAAACCGCTCGAGTGGGTAGAGCATAAGTCGCAAGAGGAACTGACATGTTGGTTGCAAGCCAACGATCTTACGGAAAGGAAGAAGCGCGAGAGTTTCTTAGATGCAGACTTTATGGATTCGCTCCCTAAGTACAGTGCAGCCTTCACGAGCGCATGGGAAGAATGGTCGAATGCCGCGACCAAGGCACTTCTAACGGCCCAGGTCACGGACTCCCTTGTCGATATGCACGCTCGTGTCGTTAGTTCACAGCAGGGCGACAATGACGGGGTCTGCCCCACGTGTGGCACCCCGCATACGGATTGGCGCAGACATCTACGAGAGGAAGCCAACAGGCTCACAGAAGCCCGAGAGGCGGCCTCCGAACTCAAGAGACTTGTCCGACGAAGTCGGAATGACATGGTCGAGCCGCTTAGGGCGTGTCTACTCGTCCTGCCTTCCGACTTTGACCGGACAGAAACCGTAGGTCTCGAGGATCTGCTTAAAGAGGTAGACGAGGCATCGCACAGCACTGATGATTTGAACGTAAGTCTCTTGACGGCCATCCGCAGTTTAGCCAAGTGGAGCGACCGGCCCGAAGCTCGCTCACTAAAGAGAGCCGCTTTGGCGGCCTCTGGCCTCGAGCACCAATGGCGTTGCAACCGTTGGGATGCAGTCACATCCTACGCTTCAGCCTTCGACGAGAATATTCATCTCGCCAGCAAAACAGCGACGTTGAAGAAGGCACGAGGAAAATGGAACGGCCACCTTGCTCGGATTCGCCGTGAACGAAGCTCAAGTCTGCACGCCCTCGTAGGACCTGCGGTCGAAAGTCTTCTCGGGGATGTCGGAATCTCAGTGTCCGCAATTGACATCACTAAATCCGAGAGCAGACTGGATCTCCAAAACGACAAGGGAGAGAGCGTAGAGCTGGCGCATCTCAGTGCTGGTCAACGAAATGCACTGATCCTCGGGCCAGTAATTGCGACAGCAGAGTCCGGAATATTTGCGTTTTCAATTTTGGACGATCCTGTGCACGCTTTCGATGACTTCCGGGTCGATAAGCTGTCTTCGACATTGGCTGAAATTGGGAAGAACCAATCGCTCGTGCTCACAACGCACGATGCCAGGTTCGTCGAGTATCTGCGTGTCCACGCCACGCTGGCCTTCGTAGTCCTCGCCACAGCACGGGACAGCAGCGGACAAATGACACTGACGCCCACGCTGGATCCTCCAGCAGAACTAATCAAGTTCGGACGTGAACTTGCCACCGACCTCACAAAGGCTGAGGCGCCAGAAGGTCGAGCTGAGGTCACGGCGCTGCTGCGCATGGCGTTAGACGAGGCCTTTGAGCACGTCGCTCTGCGCCATTTTGCGAGACTCAGCGTCACCGAGGCCGAGGAGGCACGTAGAACCTTCGACCAAGCGATGCTTACGGAACACCGAAAGAAGGCGCTGAGGCAGTTTCTTGCAGATAGCCCGGTGCAACTGGGCCTACTGACACAAGCGTGGCAGTTAGTTGCGTCGTCGGTGAAACGATGGTCTAAGGCCGTGCATGATCCATCCGCCGTCCCTGACGCCGCTCAGTTGGATACAGACTTTGACACCGCAGAGAAGACAATCGATGTGCTTCGCGGGATCCGTTGGTGA
- a CDS encoding toll/interleukin-1 receptor domain-containing protein, producing MTYTAAEVRTLTPIRREVEARARAYPDLRDVFLCHAWDDRRGVAKDLHDLLELNEVSVWFSEKDVMLGAPLLRAIDKGLAKSRAGIVLVTPGLLRRLESEGIADKELSELLARDQLVPVVHGTSYEALRAVSPLLGSRSGLSTSEDSMADIAVKIAELVDVQR from the coding sequence GTGACCTACACAGCTGCCGAAGTGCGGACACTTACTCCGATTCGTCGTGAGGTCGAGGCGCGAGCGCGTGCTTACCCTGACCTTCGTGATGTGTTTCTCTGTCACGCTTGGGATGACCGGCGTGGTGTTGCAAAAGACCTGCACGACCTGCTCGAACTCAATGAAGTGTCGGTTTGGTTCAGCGAGAAGGACGTCATGCTTGGTGCGCCGCTACTGCGCGCCATTGACAAGGGATTAGCGAAATCTCGTGCCGGGATCGTGTTGGTCACCCCTGGGTTATTGAGGCGCCTTGAGTCCGAAGGCATCGCCGATAAAGAACTTTCAGAGCTCCTAGCTCGAGACCAGCTCGTTCCGGTCGTACACGGTACGTCGTATGAAGCTCTTAGGGCGGTTAGCCCCCTGTTGGGCTCGCGCAGTGGTTTGAGCACCTCAGAGGATTCAATGGCAGACATCGCCGTCAAGATCGCCGAACTGGTCGACGTCCAGCGGTAG